From a single Seriola aureovittata isolate HTS-2021-v1 ecotype China chromosome 18, ASM2101889v1, whole genome shotgun sequence genomic region:
- the rapgef1b gene encoding rap guanine nucleotide exchange factor 1b isoform X9: MSGKIESKQDSQRSHLSSFTMKLMDKFHSPKIKRTPSKKGKQLQPEPAAKSTEKPANKKVSRLEEHEKEVVSALRYFKTIVDKMVVEKKVLEMLPGSASKVLEAILPLVQVEARVQHSSALSSCHNRVYQSLANLIRWADQVMLDGIDLEDKENVASVTSVIKAVLDGVKELVKLTIEKQEQPSPTTPNKPAPPATTAESSVSSEMPSIDREPEVSIKTAPAAAPAEAATEIPDEDVAPPKPPLPEAKMAELRAQLSADAGQRRPSQKENPPPALPPKKRQSAPSPTRVAVVAPMSRGSSLPCSVHRQQQDYEQEFLQRRFSGGSQSYGGDSPRLSPCSSMGKLSKSDEQLSSMEQDSGQCSRNTSCETLDNTENYDPDYDFLHQDLSAGENLPPIPVGGCLSPLPESHSESSSPVPGQHPSHPRFSAPPPQQPPEYWTPQPNQANPLQSSRISAPPALPQKKRRSTQTSPFPDGGSRVLYERYPSQYDNLSEEELHPTPPFPLFTPISPMPQTNGGVFVAQYIASENADVPASPPPLPEKKSRHILQYMQFVEDYSEPQPSMFYQMPQSESIYEQRNKRFQEVYGFNDSFSSTDSVHEPLQPPALPPKQRQLSESANDEGGEGEYVNLYSSSQANGELPLSLRETIAADDVLQDPTPQMPSTNSKEALDKDRRQKSTESAGSDEEDVDELSLIDHKEIMNRITLKQENDDGPDVRAGSGDILLVHATETDRKDLVLYCEAFLTTYRTFITPEDLIKKLHYRYTRFCHSPDTFKKRVSKNTFFVLVRVVDELCLVELTEDILKQLMDLVFTLVCNGELSLARVLRKNILDKVEQKKLLRYTNSLKPLAARGVSARPGTLHDFRSHEIADQLTLLDAELFYKIEIPEVLLWAKEQNEEKSPNLTQFTEHFNNMSYWVRSLIIQQEKAQDREKLLLKFIKIMKHLRKLNNFNSYLAILSALDSAPIRRLEWQKQTSEGLEEYCTLIDSSSSFRAYRAALAEVEPPCIPYLGLILQDLTFVHLGNPDLIDGKVNFSKRWQQFNILDSMRRFQQVHYELKRNEDIVSFFNDFSDHLAEEALWELSLKIKPRNIARRKTDREEKT; this comes from the exons ACTCGCAACGGTCCCATCTGTCCTCTTTCACCATGAAACTGATGGACAAGTTCCATTCTCCCAAGATCAAGAGGACACCATCCAAGAAGGGCAAGCAACTACAGCCCGAGCCAGCAGCCAAGAGCACCGAGAAACCTGCTaacaag AAGGTGAGTCGGCTGGAGGAACATGAGAAGGAGGTGGTCAGTGCCCTGCGCTACTTCAAGACAATCGTGGACAAAATGGTGGTGGAGAAGAAGGTGCTGGAGATGCTTCCAGGCTCGGCCAGCAAGGTGCTCGAAGCCATCCTGCCCCTGGTTCAGGTGGAGGCCCGGGTACAACACAG CTCGGCACTGTCTTCCTGCCATAACCGTGTGTACCAGAGTCTGGCCAACCTCATCCGTTGGGCAGACCAGGTGATGCTGGATGGCATCGACTTGGAGGACAAGGAAAATGTGGCATCCGTTACAAGTGTCATCAAAGCAGTGCTGGATGGAGTAAAG GAATTGGTGAAGCTGACAATAGAGAAACAGGAACAGCCGTCACCCACTACCCCTAACAAACCGGCACCACCTgctacaacagcagagag CAGCGTGTCATCGGAGATGCCCTCGATAGATCGGGAGCCAGAGGTCTCGATTAAGACTGCTCCAGCAGCCGCTCCTGCAGAGGCTGCCACTGAGATACCCGATGAAGACGTAGCCCCTCCCAAACCCCCCCTTCCCGAAGCAAAGATGGCAGAGCTCAG AGCACAGTTGAGTGCTGACGCTGGCCAAAGGAGACCCTCTCAGAAGGAGAA TCCTCCACCAGCTCTTCCTCCTAAGAAGCGCCAGTCTGCCCCTTCGCCTACTCGGGTGGCAGTGGTTGCACCTATGAGCCGTGGCTCCAGCCTGCCCTGCAGTGTCCACAGACAG CAGCAGGACTACGAGCAGGAGTTCCTGCAGAGGCGTTTCTCTGGGGGGAGCCAGTCATACGGGGGCGACTCTCCGCGCCTGTCTCCCTGCAGCAGCATGGGTAAACTCAGCAAGTCGGATGAACAGCTGTCCTCCATGGAGCAGGACAGCGGCCAGTGTTCTCGTAACACCAGCTGTGAGACGCTTG ACAACACAGAGAATTACGACCCGGATTATGACTTCCTCCACCAGGACTTGTCAGCTGGGGAAAACCTGCCCCCAATACCGGTGGGAGGGTGCTTGAGCCCCTTACCTGAATCTCATAGCGAGTCCTCTTCCCCAGTCCCTGGACAGCACCCCTCACATCCCCGCTTTAGTGCTCCTCCACCGCAGCAACCACCAGAGTACTGGACCCCGCAGCCCAATCAAGCCAATCCCTTACAGTCCTCTCGCATCAGCGCACCACCTGCCCTGCCACAGAAGAAGCGGCGCAGCACCCAGACGTCGCCCTTCCCTGACGGAGGGTCCAGAGTGCTATATGAGCGATATCCTTCCCAGTATGACAACTTGTCAGAAGAGGAGCTACACCCTACACCTCCATTCCCCCTTTTCACACCCATCTCACCCATGCCCCAGACAAATGGGGGAGTGTTCGTTGCCCAGTACATTGCCAGCGAGAATGCAGATGTCCCTGCCAGCCCACCGCCCCTcccagaaaagaaaagcagacaca TCCTCCAGTACATGCAGTTTGTGGAAGACTACTCTGAGCCGCAGCCCTCCATGTTCTACCAGATGCCACAGAGCGAGAGCATCTATGAGCAGCGTAACAAGCGCTTTCAGGAGGTCTATGGCTTCAACGACTCCTTCAGCAGCACCGACTCAGTCCATGAGCCGCTGCAGCCCCCAGCATTGCCCCCAAAACAAAGGCAACTG AGCGAGAGCGCGAATGACGAGGGCGGGGAGGGGGAGTACGTCAACTTGTACTCATCCAGCCAGGCCAATGGGGAgctgcctctctccctcaga GAGACAATTGCAGCTGACGATGTACTTCAAGACCCCACCCCTCAGATGCCATCCACCAATAGCAAAGAGGCTTTGGACAAGGACAG gagGCAGAAGTCAACAGAGTCTGCTGGGAGTGATGAGGAAGATGTTGACGAACTCTCCCTCATAGACCACAAGGAGATTATGAATAGGATAACACTAAAACAAGAG AATGACGATGGCCCTGATGTTCGTGCTGGATCAGGAGATATTCTATTAGTCCACGCTACAGAAACAGACCGCAAAG ATCTCGTTTTGTACTGTGAAGCCTTTCTGACTACATATAGGACTTTTATAACCCCAGAGGACCTCATTAAGAAGCTACACTACAGATAT ACCAGGTTCTGCCACAGTCCGGACACCTTCAAGAAGCGAGTCAGCAAGAACACGTTTTTTGTGCTGGTTCGTGTGGTGGACGAGCTGTG CCTGGTGGAGCTGACAGAGGACATCTTGAAACAGCTGATGGACCTGGTGTTCACGCTGGTGTGCAATGGTGAGCTCAGCCTCGCCCGCGTGCTCCGCAAGAACATCCTGGATAAGGTCGAGCAGAAGAAGCTGCTGCGCTACACTAACTCCCTCAAGCCCCTGGCCGCCCGAGGGGTCTCTGCAAG GCCTGGAACTCTTCATGACTTCCGCAGTCATGAGATTGCAGATCAGCTCACTCTTCTTGATGCTGAACTCTTCTATAAAATAGAG ATTCCCGAGGTGCTGCTTTGGGCCAAGGAGCAGAATGAGGAGAAGAGTCCGAACCTGACTCAGTTCACAGAGCACTTTAACAACATGAGCTATTG GGTCCGTTCTTTGATTATTCAGCAGGAGAAAGCccaagacagagagaaactgctCCTCAAGTTCATCAAGATAATGAAG CACTTAAGAAAGTTGAATAATTTCAACTCCTACCTGGCAATACTGTCTGCCCTGGACTCAGCCCCCATCAGGAGATTGGAGTGGCAGAAACAGACCTCAGAG GGATTGGAGGAATATTGCACGTTGATCGAcagctcttcctccttcagagcATACAGAGCTGCTCTGGCTGAAGTGGAGCCTCCATGTATCCCGTACCT GGGTCTAATCCTCCAGGACTTGACTTTCGTCCACCTGGGGAACCCTGACCTCATTGACGGAAAGGTCAATTTCTCCAAACGCTGGCAGCAGTTCAACATCCTGGACAGCATGCGGCGCTTCCAGCAAGT GCATTATGAGCTGAAGCGCAACGAAGACATCGTCTCTTTCTTCAACGACTTCAGTGACCACCTCGCAGAGGAGGCCCTGTGGGAGTTGTCGCTTAAGATCAAACCCAGGAACATCGCCAGGCGCAAGACGGATCGCGAGGAGAAGACCTAG
- the rapgef1b gene encoding rap guanine nucleotide exchange factor 1b isoform X2 has protein sequence MSGKIESKQDSQRSHLSSFTMKLMDKFHSPKIKRTPSKKGKQLQPEPAAKSTEKPANKKVSRLEEHEKEVVSALRYFKTIVDKMVVEKKVLEMLPGSASKVLEAILPLVQVEARVQHSSALSSCHNRVYQSLANLIRWADQVMLDGIDLEDKENVASVTSVIKAVLDGVKELVKLTIEKQEQPSPTTPNKPAPPATTAESVSSEMPSIDREPEVSIKTAPAAAPAEAATEIPDEDVAPPKPPLPEAKMAELRAQLSADAGQRRPSQKENPPPALPPKKRQSAPSPTRVAVVAPMSRGSSLPCSVHRQQQDYEQEFLQRRFSGGSQSYGGDSPRLSPCSSMGKLSKSDEQLSSMEQDSGQCSRNTSCETLDNTENYDPDYDFLHQDLSAGENLPPIPVGGCLSPLPESHSESSSPVPGQHPSHPRFSAPPPQQPPEYWTPQPNQANPLQSSRISAPPALPQKKRRSTQTSPFPDGGSRVLYERYPSQYDNLSEEELHPTPPFPLFTPISPMPQTNGGVFVAQYIASENADVPASPPPLPEKKSRHILQYMQFVEDYSEPQPSMFYQMPQSESIYEQRNKRFQEVYGFNDSFSSTDSVHEPLQPPALPPKQRQLASHSSSPSSSSSSSLSCHLQPSVAAMEEAGSGLGLSMSVSNSYLIGQASLTTPTSLDQVALTNATILDGSGGGPNGSLAGSMGSVAVCLPSESSLTDSLHTSASESANDEGGEGEYVNLYSSSQANGELPLSLRETIAADDVLQDPTPQMPSTNSKEALDKDRRQKSTESAGSDEEDVDELSLIDHKEIMNRITLKQENDDGPDVRAGSGDILLVHATETDRKDLVLYCEAFLTTYRTFITPEDLIKKLHYRYTRFCHSPDTFKKRVSKNTFFVLVRVVDELCLVELTEDILKQLMDLVFTLVCNGELSLARVLRKNILDKVEQKKLLRYTNSLKPLAARGVSARPGTLHDFRSHEIADQLTLLDAELFYKIEIPEVLLWAKEQNEEKSPNLTQFTEHFNNMSYWVRSLIIQQEKAQDREKLLLKFIKIMKHLRKLNNFNSYLAILSALDSAPIRRLEWQKQTSEGLEEYCTLIDSSSSFRAYRAALAEVEPPCIPYLGLILQDLTFVHLGNPDLIDGKVNFSKRWQQFNILDSMRRFQQVHYELKRNEDIVSFFNDFSDHLAEEALWELSLKIKPRNIARRKTDREEKT, from the exons ACTCGCAACGGTCCCATCTGTCCTCTTTCACCATGAAACTGATGGACAAGTTCCATTCTCCCAAGATCAAGAGGACACCATCCAAGAAGGGCAAGCAACTACAGCCCGAGCCAGCAGCCAAGAGCACCGAGAAACCTGCTaacaag AAGGTGAGTCGGCTGGAGGAACATGAGAAGGAGGTGGTCAGTGCCCTGCGCTACTTCAAGACAATCGTGGACAAAATGGTGGTGGAGAAGAAGGTGCTGGAGATGCTTCCAGGCTCGGCCAGCAAGGTGCTCGAAGCCATCCTGCCCCTGGTTCAGGTGGAGGCCCGGGTACAACACAG CTCGGCACTGTCTTCCTGCCATAACCGTGTGTACCAGAGTCTGGCCAACCTCATCCGTTGGGCAGACCAGGTGATGCTGGATGGCATCGACTTGGAGGACAAGGAAAATGTGGCATCCGTTACAAGTGTCATCAAAGCAGTGCTGGATGGAGTAAAG GAATTGGTGAAGCTGACAATAGAGAAACAGGAACAGCCGTCACCCACTACCCCTAACAAACCGGCACCACCTgctacaacagcagagag CGTGTCATCGGAGATGCCCTCGATAGATCGGGAGCCAGAGGTCTCGATTAAGACTGCTCCAGCAGCCGCTCCTGCAGAGGCTGCCACTGAGATACCCGATGAAGACGTAGCCCCTCCCAAACCCCCCCTTCCCGAAGCAAAGATGGCAGAGCTCAG AGCACAGTTGAGTGCTGACGCTGGCCAAAGGAGACCCTCTCAGAAGGAGAA TCCTCCACCAGCTCTTCCTCCTAAGAAGCGCCAGTCTGCCCCTTCGCCTACTCGGGTGGCAGTGGTTGCACCTATGAGCCGTGGCTCCAGCCTGCCCTGCAGTGTCCACAGACAG CAGCAGGACTACGAGCAGGAGTTCCTGCAGAGGCGTTTCTCTGGGGGGAGCCAGTCATACGGGGGCGACTCTCCGCGCCTGTCTCCCTGCAGCAGCATGGGTAAACTCAGCAAGTCGGATGAACAGCTGTCCTCCATGGAGCAGGACAGCGGCCAGTGTTCTCGTAACACCAGCTGTGAGACGCTTG ACAACACAGAGAATTACGACCCGGATTATGACTTCCTCCACCAGGACTTGTCAGCTGGGGAAAACCTGCCCCCAATACCGGTGGGAGGGTGCTTGAGCCCCTTACCTGAATCTCATAGCGAGTCCTCTTCCCCAGTCCCTGGACAGCACCCCTCACATCCCCGCTTTAGTGCTCCTCCACCGCAGCAACCACCAGAGTACTGGACCCCGCAGCCCAATCAAGCCAATCCCTTACAGTCCTCTCGCATCAGCGCACCACCTGCCCTGCCACAGAAGAAGCGGCGCAGCACCCAGACGTCGCCCTTCCCTGACGGAGGGTCCAGAGTGCTATATGAGCGATATCCTTCCCAGTATGACAACTTGTCAGAAGAGGAGCTACACCCTACACCTCCATTCCCCCTTTTCACACCCATCTCACCCATGCCCCAGACAAATGGGGGAGTGTTCGTTGCCCAGTACATTGCCAGCGAGAATGCAGATGTCCCTGCCAGCCCACCGCCCCTcccagaaaagaaaagcagacaca TCCTCCAGTACATGCAGTTTGTGGAAGACTACTCTGAGCCGCAGCCCTCCATGTTCTACCAGATGCCACAGAGCGAGAGCATCTATGAGCAGCGTAACAAGCGCTTTCAGGAGGTCTATGGCTTCAACGACTCCTTCAGCAGCACCGACTCAGTCCATGAGCCGCTGCAGCCCCCAGCATTGCCCCCAAAACAAAGGCAACTG gcCTCCcactcttcctccccctcttcctcctcctcctcttctctctcctgccaCCTCCAGCCGTCTGTAGCGGCCATGGAGGAGGCGGGCTCTGGGCTGGGCCTCAGCATGTCCGTCTCTAACTCCTACCTGATTGGCCAAGCATCCTTGACCACACCCACG agcttgGACCAGGTTGCCTTGACCAATGCCACCATTCTGGATGGCAGCGGGGGCGGGCCCAACGGTTCCCTGGCTGGCTCAATGGGCTCTGTGGCTGTCTGTCTTCCTTCTGAGTCTTCTCTCACTGACTCTCTCCACACCTCAGCG AGCGAGAGCGCGAATGACGAGGGCGGGGAGGGGGAGTACGTCAACTTGTACTCATCCAGCCAGGCCAATGGGGAgctgcctctctccctcaga GAGACAATTGCAGCTGACGATGTACTTCAAGACCCCACCCCTCAGATGCCATCCACCAATAGCAAAGAGGCTTTGGACAAGGACAG gagGCAGAAGTCAACAGAGTCTGCTGGGAGTGATGAGGAAGATGTTGACGAACTCTCCCTCATAGACCACAAGGAGATTATGAATAGGATAACACTAAAACAAGAG AATGACGATGGCCCTGATGTTCGTGCTGGATCAGGAGATATTCTATTAGTCCACGCTACAGAAACAGACCGCAAAG ATCTCGTTTTGTACTGTGAAGCCTTTCTGACTACATATAGGACTTTTATAACCCCAGAGGACCTCATTAAGAAGCTACACTACAGATAT ACCAGGTTCTGCCACAGTCCGGACACCTTCAAGAAGCGAGTCAGCAAGAACACGTTTTTTGTGCTGGTTCGTGTGGTGGACGAGCTGTG CCTGGTGGAGCTGACAGAGGACATCTTGAAACAGCTGATGGACCTGGTGTTCACGCTGGTGTGCAATGGTGAGCTCAGCCTCGCCCGCGTGCTCCGCAAGAACATCCTGGATAAGGTCGAGCAGAAGAAGCTGCTGCGCTACACTAACTCCCTCAAGCCCCTGGCCGCCCGAGGGGTCTCTGCAAG GCCTGGAACTCTTCATGACTTCCGCAGTCATGAGATTGCAGATCAGCTCACTCTTCTTGATGCTGAACTCTTCTATAAAATAGAG ATTCCCGAGGTGCTGCTTTGGGCCAAGGAGCAGAATGAGGAGAAGAGTCCGAACCTGACTCAGTTCACAGAGCACTTTAACAACATGAGCTATTG GGTCCGTTCTTTGATTATTCAGCAGGAGAAAGCccaagacagagagaaactgctCCTCAAGTTCATCAAGATAATGAAG CACTTAAGAAAGTTGAATAATTTCAACTCCTACCTGGCAATACTGTCTGCCCTGGACTCAGCCCCCATCAGGAGATTGGAGTGGCAGAAACAGACCTCAGAG GGATTGGAGGAATATTGCACGTTGATCGAcagctcttcctccttcagagcATACAGAGCTGCTCTGGCTGAAGTGGAGCCTCCATGTATCCCGTACCT GGGTCTAATCCTCCAGGACTTGACTTTCGTCCACCTGGGGAACCCTGACCTCATTGACGGAAAGGTCAATTTCTCCAAACGCTGGCAGCAGTTCAACATCCTGGACAGCATGCGGCGCTTCCAGCAAGT GCATTATGAGCTGAAGCGCAACGAAGACATCGTCTCTTTCTTCAACGACTTCAGTGACCACCTCGCAGAGGAGGCCCTGTGGGAGTTGTCGCTTAAGATCAAACCCAGGAACATCGCCAGGCGCAAGACGGATCGCGAGGAGAAGACCTAG
- the rapgef1b gene encoding rap guanine nucleotide exchange factor 1b isoform X7, with the protein MSGKIESKQDSQRSHLSSFTMKLMDKFHSPKIKRTPSKKGKQLQPEPAAKSTEKPANKKVSRLEEHEKEVVSALRYFKTIVDKMVVEKKVLEMLPGSASKVLEAILPLVQVEARVQHSSALSSCHNRVYQSLANLIRWADQVMLDGIDLEDKENVASVTSVIKAVLDGVKELVKLTIEKQEQPSPTTPNKPAPPATTAESVSSEMPSIDREPEVSIKTAPAAAPAEAATEIPDEDVAPPKPPLPEAKMAELSPPPALPPKKRQSAPSPTRVAVVAPMSRGSSLPCSVHRQQDYEQEFLQRRFSGGSQSYGGDSPRLSPCSSMGKLSKSDEQLSSMEQDSGQCSRNTSCETLDNTENYDPDYDFLHQDLSAGENLPPIPVGGCLSPLPESHSESSSPVPGQHPSHPRFSAPPPQQPPEYWTPQPNQANPLQSSRISAPPALPQKKRRSTQTSPFPDGGSRVLYERYPSQYDNLSEEELHPTPPFPLFTPISPMPQTNGGVFVAQYIASENADVPASPPPLPEKKSRHILQYMQFVEDYSEPQPSMFYQMPQSESIYEQRNKRFQEVYGFNDSFSSTDSVHEPLQPPALPPKQRQLASHSSSPSSSSSSSLSCHLQPSVAAMEEAGSGLGLSMSVSNSYLIGQASLTTPTSLDQVALTNATILDGSGGGPNGSLAGSMGSVAVCLPSESSLTDSLHTSASESANDEGGEGEYVNLYSSSQANGELPLSLRETIAADDVLQDPTPQMPSTNSKEALDKDRRQKSTESAGSDEEDVDELSLIDHKEIMNRITLKQENDDGPDVRAGSGDILLVHATETDRKDLVLYCEAFLTTYRTFITPEDLIKKLHYRYTRFCHSPDTFKKRVSKNTFFVLVRVVDELCLVELTEDILKQLMDLVFTLVCNGELSLARVLRKNILDKVEQKKLLRYTNSLKPLAARGVSARPGTLHDFRSHEIADQLTLLDAELFYKIEIPEVLLWAKEQNEEKSPNLTQFTEHFNNMSYWVRSLIIQQEKAQDREKLLLKFIKIMKHLRKLNNFNSYLAILSALDSAPIRRLEWQKQTSEGLEEYCTLIDSSSSFRAYRAALAEVEPPCIPYLGLILQDLTFVHLGNPDLIDGKVNFSKRWQQFNILDSMRRFQQVHYELKRNEDIVSFFNDFSDHLAEEALWELSLKIKPRNIARRKTDREEKT; encoded by the exons ACTCGCAACGGTCCCATCTGTCCTCTTTCACCATGAAACTGATGGACAAGTTCCATTCTCCCAAGATCAAGAGGACACCATCCAAGAAGGGCAAGCAACTACAGCCCGAGCCAGCAGCCAAGAGCACCGAGAAACCTGCTaacaag AAGGTGAGTCGGCTGGAGGAACATGAGAAGGAGGTGGTCAGTGCCCTGCGCTACTTCAAGACAATCGTGGACAAAATGGTGGTGGAGAAGAAGGTGCTGGAGATGCTTCCAGGCTCGGCCAGCAAGGTGCTCGAAGCCATCCTGCCCCTGGTTCAGGTGGAGGCCCGGGTACAACACAG CTCGGCACTGTCTTCCTGCCATAACCGTGTGTACCAGAGTCTGGCCAACCTCATCCGTTGGGCAGACCAGGTGATGCTGGATGGCATCGACTTGGAGGACAAGGAAAATGTGGCATCCGTTACAAGTGTCATCAAAGCAGTGCTGGATGGAGTAAAG GAATTGGTGAAGCTGACAATAGAGAAACAGGAACAGCCGTCACCCACTACCCCTAACAAACCGGCACCACCTgctacaacagcagagag CGTGTCATCGGAGATGCCCTCGATAGATCGGGAGCCAGAGGTCTCGATTAAGACTGCTCCAGCAGCCGCTCCTGCAGAGGCTGCCACTGAGATACCCGATGAAGACGTAGCCCCTCCCAAACCCCCCCTTCCCGAAGCAAAGATGGCAGAGCTCAG TCCTCCACCAGCTCTTCCTCCTAAGAAGCGCCAGTCTGCCCCTTCGCCTACTCGGGTGGCAGTGGTTGCACCTATGAGCCGTGGCTCCAGCCTGCCCTGCAGTGTCCACAGACAG CAGGACTACGAGCAGGAGTTCCTGCAGAGGCGTTTCTCTGGGGGGAGCCAGTCATACGGGGGCGACTCTCCGCGCCTGTCTCCCTGCAGCAGCATGGGTAAACTCAGCAAGTCGGATGAACAGCTGTCCTCCATGGAGCAGGACAGCGGCCAGTGTTCTCGTAACACCAGCTGTGAGACGCTTG ACAACACAGAGAATTACGACCCGGATTATGACTTCCTCCACCAGGACTTGTCAGCTGGGGAAAACCTGCCCCCAATACCGGTGGGAGGGTGCTTGAGCCCCTTACCTGAATCTCATAGCGAGTCCTCTTCCCCAGTCCCTGGACAGCACCCCTCACATCCCCGCTTTAGTGCTCCTCCACCGCAGCAACCACCAGAGTACTGGACCCCGCAGCCCAATCAAGCCAATCCCTTACAGTCCTCTCGCATCAGCGCACCACCTGCCCTGCCACAGAAGAAGCGGCGCAGCACCCAGACGTCGCCCTTCCCTGACGGAGGGTCCAGAGTGCTATATGAGCGATATCCTTCCCAGTATGACAACTTGTCAGAAGAGGAGCTACACCCTACACCTCCATTCCCCCTTTTCACACCCATCTCACCCATGCCCCAGACAAATGGGGGAGTGTTCGTTGCCCAGTACATTGCCAGCGAGAATGCAGATGTCCCTGCCAGCCCACCGCCCCTcccagaaaagaaaagcagacaca TCCTCCAGTACATGCAGTTTGTGGAAGACTACTCTGAGCCGCAGCCCTCCATGTTCTACCAGATGCCACAGAGCGAGAGCATCTATGAGCAGCGTAACAAGCGCTTTCAGGAGGTCTATGGCTTCAACGACTCCTTCAGCAGCACCGACTCAGTCCATGAGCCGCTGCAGCCCCCAGCATTGCCCCCAAAACAAAGGCAACTG gcCTCCcactcttcctccccctcttcctcctcctcctcttctctctcctgccaCCTCCAGCCGTCTGTAGCGGCCATGGAGGAGGCGGGCTCTGGGCTGGGCCTCAGCATGTCCGTCTCTAACTCCTACCTGATTGGCCAAGCATCCTTGACCACACCCACG agcttgGACCAGGTTGCCTTGACCAATGCCACCATTCTGGATGGCAGCGGGGGCGGGCCCAACGGTTCCCTGGCTGGCTCAATGGGCTCTGTGGCTGTCTGTCTTCCTTCTGAGTCTTCTCTCACTGACTCTCTCCACACCTCAGCG AGCGAGAGCGCGAATGACGAGGGCGGGGAGGGGGAGTACGTCAACTTGTACTCATCCAGCCAGGCCAATGGGGAgctgcctctctccctcaga GAGACAATTGCAGCTGACGATGTACTTCAAGACCCCACCCCTCAGATGCCATCCACCAATAGCAAAGAGGCTTTGGACAAGGACAG gagGCAGAAGTCAACAGAGTCTGCTGGGAGTGATGAGGAAGATGTTGACGAACTCTCCCTCATAGACCACAAGGAGATTATGAATAGGATAACACTAAAACAAGAG AATGACGATGGCCCTGATGTTCGTGCTGGATCAGGAGATATTCTATTAGTCCACGCTACAGAAACAGACCGCAAAG ATCTCGTTTTGTACTGTGAAGCCTTTCTGACTACATATAGGACTTTTATAACCCCAGAGGACCTCATTAAGAAGCTACACTACAGATAT ACCAGGTTCTGCCACAGTCCGGACACCTTCAAGAAGCGAGTCAGCAAGAACACGTTTTTTGTGCTGGTTCGTGTGGTGGACGAGCTGTG CCTGGTGGAGCTGACAGAGGACATCTTGAAACAGCTGATGGACCTGGTGTTCACGCTGGTGTGCAATGGTGAGCTCAGCCTCGCCCGCGTGCTCCGCAAGAACATCCTGGATAAGGTCGAGCAGAAGAAGCTGCTGCGCTACACTAACTCCCTCAAGCCCCTGGCCGCCCGAGGGGTCTCTGCAAG GCCTGGAACTCTTCATGACTTCCGCAGTCATGAGATTGCAGATCAGCTCACTCTTCTTGATGCTGAACTCTTCTATAAAATAGAG ATTCCCGAGGTGCTGCTTTGGGCCAAGGAGCAGAATGAGGAGAAGAGTCCGAACCTGACTCAGTTCACAGAGCACTTTAACAACATGAGCTATTG GGTCCGTTCTTTGATTATTCAGCAGGAGAAAGCccaagacagagagaaactgctCCTCAAGTTCATCAAGATAATGAAG CACTTAAGAAAGTTGAATAATTTCAACTCCTACCTGGCAATACTGTCTGCCCTGGACTCAGCCCCCATCAGGAGATTGGAGTGGCAGAAACAGACCTCAGAG GGATTGGAGGAATATTGCACGTTGATCGAcagctcttcctccttcagagcATACAGAGCTGCTCTGGCTGAAGTGGAGCCTCCATGTATCCCGTACCT GGGTCTAATCCTCCAGGACTTGACTTTCGTCCACCTGGGGAACCCTGACCTCATTGACGGAAAGGTCAATTTCTCCAAACGCTGGCAGCAGTTCAACATCCTGGACAGCATGCGGCGCTTCCAGCAAGT GCATTATGAGCTGAAGCGCAACGAAGACATCGTCTCTTTCTTCAACGACTTCAGTGACCACCTCGCAGAGGAGGCCCTGTGGGAGTTGTCGCTTAAGATCAAACCCAGGAACATCGCCAGGCGCAAGACGGATCGCGAGGAGAAGACCTAG